In one Candidatus Nealsonbacteria bacterium genomic region, the following are encoded:
- a CDS encoding tRNA uridine(34) 5-carboxymethylaminomethyl modification radical SAM/GNAT enzyme Elp3: MKKSKLAPKDRALNTLSARPTRQAVKELIKARVKTLADLAKVKRKIAKKYKTFCLANVELLKAYHKLLKGKRIKENKILEELLRIRRVRSLSGIAVISVLTKPYPCPGHCLYCPTQDGIPKSYLDNEPAVMRAILNKFDPYLQVKTRLKSLKLTGHPTDKIELIVIGGTWSYLPRKYQAWFVKRCFDACNKYVSKNLERAQKINERAKHRIIGITLETRPDYINKKEIERMRKLGATRVEMGVQSLYDNVLKINQRDHKVETVIKATKLLKDAGFKICYHMMPNLPGSDLKKDKKMFQELFSNPDFQPDLLKIYPCVVLKEAQLYKLWQVGQYKPYNIHQLIKLLKNIKKRIPYYCRIQRLIRDIPSQSIIAGCKTSNLRQIIFKDMKKEGWKCRCIRCREIREAYDPKTKLYLFRKDYDASGGKEIFLSYEEKNRKKLYSLLRLRIPSCVPPSSKTTEGYSKTSEGRPSQKHFLPVLQNAAIIREVHTYGQLVPISESKTAPQHRGLGKKLIKTAEKIVYTEFGRSAKNEFGFRPHTKRRQDTKISKISPRYGVVGVKKIAVISGVGVRNYWRKLGYQLENDYMVKNL, encoded by the coding sequence ATGAAGAAAAGTAAACTAGCCCCAAAGGACCGAGCACTCAACACTTTGAGTGCTCGGCCTACGAGGCAGGCAGTTAAAGAATTAATTAAAGCTCGAGTTAAAACTTTGGCCGATTTAGCTAAGGTGAAAAGAAAAATAGCTAAAAAATACAAAACATTCTGTCTGGCCAATGTTGAACTCTTGAAAGCATATCATAAATTACTGAAAGGCAAAAGGATAAAAGAGAATAAGATTTTAGAAGAATTACTGCGAATAAGAAGAGTGCGCTCTCTGTCCGGGATAGCGGTAATTTCTGTTTTAACCAAGCCTTATCCTTGCCCCGGCCATTGCCTTTATTGTCCTACCCAAGATGGCATTCCAAAGAGCTATTTGGACAATGAACCGGCTGTAATGAGGGCAATTTTGAATAAATTTGATCCTTATCTCCAGGTTAAAACACGGCTTAAATCCCTAAAATTAACCGGCCACCCAACAGATAAAATTGAATTAATAGTCATTGGAGGAACTTGGTCATATTTACCGAGAAAATATCAAGCCTGGTTCGTTAAAAGGTGCTTTGATGCTTGCAATAAATATGTTTCAAAAAATTTAGAAAGAGCTCAAAAAATAAACGAGAGGGCAAAACATAGAATCATCGGTATTACATTAGAAACTCGGCCAGACTATATCAATAAAAAAGAAATTGAAAGAATGAGGAAACTCGGAGCAACCAGGGTGGAAATGGGAGTTCAAAGTCTTTATGATAATGTTTTAAAAATAAATCAGCGGGACCATAAAGTAGAAACAGTTATTAAGGCAACTAAGCTTTTAAAAGACGCTGGTTTTAAGATCTGCTACCATATGATGCCAAATCTTCCTGGCTCGGATTTAAAAAAAGACAAAAAAATGTTTCAAGAATTATTTTCGAACCCTGATTTTCAGCCAGATCTTTTGAAAATTTATCCCTGTGTTGTCTTAAAAGAAGCTCAACTTTATAAGCTATGGCAAGTTGGGCAATATAAACCCTACAACATTCACCAATTAATAAAGCTTTTAAAAAATATTAAAAAGAGAATTCCATACTATTGTCGGATTCAAAGGCTAATTAGAGATATTCCTTCTCAAAGTATTATTGCGGGCTGTAAGACCTCTAATTTACGTCAGATCATCTTTAAAGATATGAAAAAAGAAGGCTGGAAATGCCGTTGTATAAGATGTAGAGAGATAAGAGAAGCATACGACCCAAAAACGAAACTTTATCTTTTTAGAAAAGATTATGATGCTTCCGGAGGAAAGGAGATTTTTTTAAGCTATGAAGAAAAAAACCGCAAAAAGCTTTATAGTCTTTTGCGGTTAAGAATTCCTTCCTGCGTTCCTCCTTCGTCAAAGACTACGGAAGGATACAGTAAAACTTCGGAGGGCAGGCCTTCTCAAAAACATTTTTTGCCGGTTTTACAAAATGCGGCCATTATCAGAGAAGTCCACACTTACGGCCAGCTTGTTCCGATTTCTGAAAGCAAAACCGCCCCTCAACACCGGGGCCTTGGCAAAAAGTTAATTAAAACAGCTGAAAAAATAGTTTACACTGAGTTTGGTCGAAGTGCTAAAAATGAATTTGGCTTTCGCCCCCACACCAAACGAAGACAGGACACCAAGATTAGTAAAATTAGTCCTCGTTATGGTGTGGTGGGGGTAAAAAAAATAGCAGTAATTTCTGGAGTAGGAGTAAGAAATTATTGGCGGAAATTAGGCTATCAATTAGAAAACGATTATATGGTAAAAAATCTATAA
- a CDS encoding uracil-DNA glycosylase, producing the protein MKTVKLKKLHKKISHCKKCLLWKTRRNTVPGEGPANAKIMIIGQAPGAEENKTGRPFIGRAGKLLSQLLRLVKIEREKVFITSPVKCFPPKNRKPTQKEIQICLPYLKEQIHIINPQKFILFGEVAFSIFFKNKKLKDYRGKWLQKDGKEYFIVYHPAAGIRFLKFRKILERDFRKLKRL; encoded by the coding sequence ATGAAAACAGTCAAACTAAAAAAACTTCATAAAAAGATTTCTCACTGTAAAAAATGTTTATTATGGAAAACGAGGAGAAACACCGTACCGGGAGAAGGTCCAGCAAATGCTAAAATTATGATAATTGGTCAGGCTCCGGGAGCCGAAGAAAATAAGACAGGAAGGCCTTTTATAGGAAGAGCGGGTAAGCTTTTAAGCCAACTCTTAAGGTTAGTAAAAATCGAGAGAGAAAAAGTTTTCATAACTTCGCCAGTAAAATGCTTCCCGCCCAAAAATCGAAAGCCGACTCAAAAAGAAATTCAAATCTGCCTGCCTTATTTAAAAGAGCAGATTCACATTATTAATCCTCAAAAATTTATTTTGTTTGGCGAAGTTGCTTTTTCAATATTTTTTAAAAATAAAAAACTGAAAGATTATCGCGGGAAATGGCTTCAAAAAGATGGTAAAGAATATTTTATTGTCTATCATCCGGCAGCAGGAATAAGATTCTTAAAGTTCAGAAAAATTTTAGAAAGAGACTTTAGAAAGCTTAAAAGATTATAG
- a CDS encoding DUF763 domain-containing protein codes for MRTGIATVPLDYGRCPPWLFERMRTLGRGIALAIVEEFGSEELLKRLSDPVWFQSLGCVLGFDWNSSGLTTITMGALKEGLRGLENELGLFICGGKGKTSRKTPEQIQDWGEFLGFPLEKIDELVYASKMSAKVDNTALQDGFQLYHHNLIFTKSGQWAVVQQGMSEQLSRARRYHWLSSNIKDPLAGSEYNFIEEPHSGIISDVKVKPLNLTAKESDENRKISASLVKEEPKRFFKDLKSVLSKSNSFMKKRRLSNFTEMELNNIEFHWHPVLQEKFDLKRLKKSIFLATEQDPQSFEELLSIKGVGPRTIRALSLVAEIIYGARPSYDDPARYSFAHGGKDGTPYFIERDIYDRTLEIMEKGIKRSKVNPKEKINALKRLTNSPRGGKTGLRSE; via the coding sequence ATGAGAACAGGAATTGCCACGGTTCCATTGGATTACGGAAGATGTCCTCCTTGGCTTTTTGAAAGAATGCGTACGTTAGGACGGGGAATAGCCTTAGCCATTGTTGAAGAATTCGGGTCAGAAGAGTTATTAAAAAGACTGTCTGATCCCGTTTGGTTCCAGAGCTTAGGCTGTGTTTTGGGTTTTGATTGGAATAGTAGTGGTTTAACCACAATTACTATGGGAGCTTTAAAAGAGGGCCTTCGGGGGTTAGAAAATGAGCTTGGCCTTTTTATCTGTGGTGGTAAAGGAAAAACTTCGAGAAAAACTCCAGAGCAAATTCAGGATTGGGGTGAGTTTTTAGGCTTTCCTTTGGAGAAAATAGATGAATTAGTGTATGCTTCCAAAATGTCAGCTAAAGTAGACAATACTGCTCTTCAAGATGGTTTCCAGCTTTACCACCACAATTTAATCTTTACAAAATCCGGTCAGTGGGCAGTGGTCCAACAAGGGATGTCAGAACAGCTTTCTCGGGCCAGACGTTACCATTGGTTATCTTCTAACATTAAAGATCCTTTAGCAGGCTCAGAGTATAATTTTATTGAAGAACCTCATTCTGGAATTATTTCTGATGTCAAAGTTAAGCCGCTGAATCTTACAGCTAAAGAGAGTGATGAGAATCGAAAAATTAGCGCCAGCCTGGTCAAAGAAGAACCAAAGAGATTCTTTAAAGACCTTAAAAGTGTTTTAAGTAAATCAAATTCTTTCATGAAGAAAAGAAGGTTAAGTAATTTTACTGAGATGGAATTAAATAATATTGAATTTCATTGGCATCCGGTACTGCAGGAAAAATTTGATTTAAAAAGATTGAAAAAATCAATATTTCTTGCAACAGAACAAGATCCTCAAAGTTTCGAAGAGCTTTTATCAATAAAAGGAGTCGGTCCAAGAACCATAAGGGCCCTCTCTTTGGTTGCTGAAATCATTTATGGGGCAAGACCCTCTTATGATGATCCAGCCAGGTATTCTTTTGCTCATGGCGGCAAAGACGGCACGCCCTATTTTATTGAGAGAGATATTTACGATAGAACCCTTGAAATCATGGAAAAAGGAATTAAAAGAAGCAAGGTAAACCCAAAAGAAAAAATCAATGCCTTAAAAAGACTAACTAACTCACCCCGTGGTGGAAAAACAGGCCTTCGCTCCGAGTGA